From Carassius gibelio isolate Cgi1373 ecotype wild population from Czech Republic chromosome B23, carGib1.2-hapl.c, whole genome shotgun sequence, the proteins below share one genomic window:
- the scp2b gene encoding sterol carrier protein 2b — protein MRVPQVSSSPQIQAVLTSSSSGLEDFKAHAVFQEISKKLHEEGEQFVKKIGGVFAFKVKDGPGGKEAIWIVDVKNGKGSVDNDAEKKADCTIAMADSDLLDLMTGKMNPQTAFFQGKLKITGNMGMAMKLQNLQLQPGKAKL, from the exons ATGCGAGTCCCACAGGTGTCAAG CTCTCCACAGATCCAGGCGGTGTTGACCAGCTCATCTTCAGGTCTAGAGGACTTCAAAGCTCACGCTGTTTTCCAGGAGATCAGTAAAAAGCTGCATGAG gaaggAGAGCAGTTTGTGAAGAAGATCGGAGGTGTGTTTGCCTTCAAGGTGAAGGATGGGCCGGGAGGAAAGGAAGCCATCTGGATCGTTGATGTTAAGAACGGAAAAGGCTCCGTTGACAATGATGCTG AAAAGAAAGCAGACTGCACCATTGCCATGGCCGACTCAGACCTGCTGGACCTCATGACTGGAAAGATGAATCCACAGACC GCGTTCTTCCAGGGCAAACTGAAGATCACCGGAAACATGGGCATGGCAATGAAGCTTCAAAACCTGCAGCTGCAGCCGGGCAAAGCCAAGCTGTGA